The following proteins are encoded in a genomic region of Kiritimatiellia bacterium:
- a CDS encoding glutamate--tRNA ligase has protein sequence MNIRTRFAPSPTGHVHIGNIRAAIYGWLFARHEGGNFLLRIEDTDRERSTPEAVRTVLDAMNWLGLTFDEEPLYQSTRTPAHLAAAEQLLSKGLAYKEDKGGTGMGEAIVFRMPGTDMEFRDEVKGVLRKRAEDMKDFVIVRSSGTPVFHLANIVDDIHMGITHVIRGDDHVENTYRHLALFRALGAEPPKYAHLPMIVNAQGKPYSKRDGAAYVGDFRDKGYLPGALFNYLALLGWSPGDDREIMTRDELIAAFTLDRVRSAPSQMDLKKLDWMNGAYMRALPKPELEKGCCSVLEQKGLWPVTGGVEYLARVVEAMGERLHFFTDIADQAAFFFTEDYAFDEKAVNKRLKKEGAMESLRALAERFAALDVFTAATTEQTLRALADSRGEGAGALVHPVRVAVSGTSEGPSLFHMLEVLGKDRVLTRMARVLTGKM, from the coding sequence ATGAACATTCGAACCCGTTTCGCGCCCAGTCCCACAGGGCACGTACATATCGGCAATATCCGCGCGGCGATCTACGGCTGGCTTTTTGCGCGGCACGAGGGCGGGAATTTCCTGCTGCGCATCGAGGACACGGACCGCGAGCGATCCACGCCCGAGGCCGTCCGCACGGTGCTGGACGCGATGAACTGGCTGGGGCTGACGTTCGACGAGGAGCCGCTGTACCAGTCCACACGGACGCCCGCGCACCTAGCCGCCGCGGAGCAGTTGCTCTCGAAGGGCCTGGCGTACAAGGAGGACAAGGGCGGCACGGGCATGGGCGAAGCGATCGTCTTCCGCATGCCCGGAACCGACATGGAGTTCCGCGACGAGGTCAAGGGCGTCCTTCGGAAAAGGGCCGAGGACATGAAGGATTTCGTGATCGTCCGCTCTAGCGGGACGCCGGTGTTCCACTTGGCGAACATCGTGGACGATATTCACATGGGCATCACGCACGTCATCCGCGGCGACGACCACGTGGAGAACACCTACCGGCACCTGGCCTTGTTCCGGGCGCTCGGGGCCGAGCCGCCGAAATACGCGCACCTGCCGATGATCGTCAACGCGCAGGGCAAGCCGTACTCCAAGCGGGACGGCGCGGCGTATGTCGGCGATTTCCGCGACAAGGGCTATCTGCCCGGAGCCTTGTTCAACTACCTGGCGCTGCTGGGCTGGTCGCCGGGCGACGACCGGGAGATCATGACCCGCGACGAACTGATCGCGGCGTTTACCCTCGACCGGGTCCGCTCGGCGCCGTCGCAGATGGATCTGAAGAAGCTCGACTGGATGAACGGCGCCTACATGCGCGCGCTGCCCAAGCCAGAGTTGGAGAAGGGGTGTTGTTCTGTATTAGAACAAAAAGGCCTGTGGCCTGTAACGGGTGGCGTGGAGTATCTCGCGCGCGTGGTGGAGGCGATGGGGGAACGGTTGCATTTCTTCACCGACATCGCCGACCAGGCGGCCTTTTTCTTCACCGAAGACTATGCCTTCGACGAGAAGGCGGTCAACAAGCGGCTGAAGAAGGAAGGCGCCATGGAGAGTCTGCGCGCCCTGGCGGAGCGCTTCGCGGCGCTGGATGTCTTCACCGCGGCCACCACGGAGCAGACGCTCCGGGCCTTGGCCGATTCACGCGGCGAGGGCGCCGGCGCGCTGGTCCATCCCGTCCGCGTCGCGGTCTCGGGCACTTCCGAGGGCCCTAGCTTGTTCCACATGCTGGAGGTGCTGGGCAAGGACCGGGTGCTGACGCGTATGGCCCGGGTGCTAACCGGGAAAATGTAA
- the mnmE gene encoding tRNA uridine-5-carboxymethylaminomethyl(34) synthesis GTPase MnmE: MYTDDTIAAIATAQGEGSISIVRLSGPQSLTIAEGITRCPIPTLSGRPTHTIVHGFVTDQGRDIDEVLILVMRAPHTFTGEDVVEIQGHGGPVSARRVLSCVLKAGARAAEPGEFTRRAFLNGRIDLVQAEAVLDLVRSSSDRAAEAALQQLEGRLSNELEAIYDDLISAAADLAAVLDFPEEEIHPQVQESAVQVLSRVRTKIQDLLNTWNEGRILRTGAFVVIAGMTNVGKSTLLNTLLNYNRAIVSPIHGTTRDFIEESYCLNGIPVRLVDTAGIRSSSCELEQEGIRRSGEQVAKADLQLYMVDASQPLSDSEASSLRSKTRENCIVVLNKADLGLRIHARDLPGLDVVTTSLVDGTGLDVLRRLMGKKVECCMGGKTESSSHATIAERHRKLLQSAANEVDAAMDKLASGDEEGQFIASEAVRVAAESVAQILGRQYCESLLDGIFSRFCIGK; encoded by the coding sequence ATGTATACCGACGACACCATTGCGGCCATCGCCACGGCACAGGGCGAGGGCAGTATTTCGATTGTCCGACTCTCCGGCCCGCAAAGCCTGACGATCGCAGAGGGAATCACGCGCTGCCCGATACCGACGCTGTCCGGGCGGCCGACCCACACGATCGTTCACGGTTTCGTAACCGACCAGGGCAGGGACATAGACGAAGTGCTGATCCTGGTCATGCGGGCGCCGCACACCTTCACCGGCGAGGACGTCGTCGAAATTCAGGGGCACGGCGGACCCGTATCCGCCCGGCGGGTCTTGAGTTGCGTATTGAAGGCCGGGGCGCGAGCGGCCGAACCGGGGGAATTCACCCGGCGCGCGTTCTTGAACGGGCGAATCGACCTTGTTCAGGCCGAAGCCGTCCTGGACCTGGTCCGCTCCAGCTCCGATCGCGCCGCGGAGGCCGCCCTCCAGCAACTCGAAGGACGGCTAAGCAATGAACTGGAAGCCATCTACGACGACCTGATCAGCGCCGCCGCGGATCTGGCCGCAGTGCTGGATTTTCCGGAAGAGGAGATCCATCCGCAAGTCCAGGAAAGCGCCGTCCAAGTCCTTTCACGCGTCCGGACCAAAATACAAGACCTCCTGAACACATGGAACGAAGGAAGGATTCTAAGAACTGGCGCGTTTGTAGTAATTGCAGGTATGACTAATGTGGGGAAATCCACCTTATTAAATACATTGCTTAACTATAATAGAGCAATAGTCAGCCCTATTCATGGAACAACAAGGGATTTTATAGAAGAGTCATATTGTCTCAATGGAATACCTGTCCGTCTTGTCGATACGGCTGGGATTCGTTCATCTTCATGCGAACTGGAGCAGGAAGGAATACGGCGCTCCGGCGAGCAGGTGGCAAAAGCGGATTTGCAGCTGTACATGGTCGATGCCTCGCAGCCGCTTTCCGATTCCGAGGCCTCCAGTTTGCGATCAAAGACCAGGGAGAACTGTATTGTCGTTTTGAACAAGGCTGATCTTGGACTACGGATCCATGCAAGGGATCTCCCGGGCTTGGATGTGGTCACGACATCTCTCGTGGATGGAACAGGGCTCGACGTGTTGAGGAGGTTGATGGGAAAGAAAGTTGAGTGCTGCATGGGTGGCAAAACGGAATCTTCCAGCCATGCGACGATTGCGGAGCGGCACCGCAAGTTGCTTCAGTCGGCTGCCAATGAAGTGGATGCCGCCATGGACAAACTCGCTTCTGGAGACGAAGAGGGTCAGTTTATAGCCTCCGAGGCCGTTCGAGTCGCCGCCGAGAGCGTTGCACAGATACTTGGAAGACAGTACTGCGAAAGCTTGCTTGACGGCATATTCTCAAGATTCTGCATTGGTAAATAA